A section of the Nitrospirota bacterium genome encodes:
- the istB gene encoding IS21-like element helper ATPase IstB produces the protein MLNEHTLTQLRALRLDGMVHALADGAVAASAATLSFDERLGMLVQHEIDWRDGKRVARLLKAAKLKDSSACIEDIDWRGSRGLDRGLVTELATCDWLRRGHNVLVTGATGVGKTWIACALAQRAARCGFSVLYARCSRLLEELRIAHGDGSFARRLAQLARIDLLVLDDLALKPLVPGEQNDLLELLDDRIGSRSTLITSQLEIKLWHAWLADPTVADAILDRLVHSAHRIALKGESLRKKPRTAGESA, from the coding sequence TTGCTCAACGAACACACCCTGACCCAGCTGCGCGCGCTACGCCTGGATGGCATGGTCCACGCGCTGGCCGACGGCGCCGTGGCCGCCAGCGCCGCGACGCTGAGCTTTGACGAGCGCCTCGGCATGCTCGTGCAGCACGAGATCGACTGGCGCGACGGCAAGCGCGTGGCACGCCTGCTCAAAGCCGCCAAGCTCAAGGACAGCAGCGCCTGCATCGAGGACATCGACTGGCGCGGCAGCCGCGGCCTGGACCGTGGCCTCGTCACCGAACTGGCGACCTGCGACTGGCTGCGCCGCGGCCACAACGTGCTCGTCACCGGCGCCACCGGCGTGGGCAAAACCTGGATCGCGTGCGCGCTGGCGCAGCGCGCCGCGCGCTGCGGCTTCAGCGTCCTGTACGCGCGCTGCTCGCGCCTGCTGGAGGAGCTACGCATCGCGCACGGCGACGGCAGCTTCGCGCGCCGGCTGGCGCAGCTCGCTCGCATCGATCTGCTGGTGCTCGACGACCTGGCGCTCAAGCCGCTGGTGCCCGGCGAGCAGAACGATCTGCTCGAACTGCTCGACGATCGCATCGGCTCCCGCTCGACGCTCATCACCAGCCAACTGGAGATCAAGCTGTGGCACGCCTGGCTCGCCGATCCCACCGTGGCCGACGCGATCCTCGACCGCCTCGTACACAGCGCGCACCGCATCGCGCTCAAAGGCGAATCGCTGCGCAAGAAGCCGCGCACAGCAGGCGAGTCCGCATGA